TGGTGAAATCTTCATTCAGGGTTCCGGGCACCCCGGCCTTCAGGCCGGCCTCGCGGTAGGCCACGGTGTTGGAGGCATGGCAGTGCATGCAGGCGCCGGTCTGGGGCTTGGTGGTCACGCGCTTGGTGGTGCGCTGGTCATCCAGCATGTAGGCATGGCCGCGGCGCTGGTTGAAGTCGATGGCGAAGGCGTAGCCATCGAAGATGGTCACCAAACGGGGATCCTCCTTGATGCGGCTGGTGGGCAGGCCTTCGCTGCCGGCGCCGCCGTACTTGGTGCTGTAGCGATCGGCGGTGCGCTGGTAGGCGTCGAACTGCCGGGGGAAGTTCTTGCCCCAGATGGCCGGATCGACCGTCTTCTCATCGAGGTCCACCAGCTTGAAGCTGGTCTGCCGGGCCTCGGCCTTGCGATTGGAGATGTTGGCGTAGAGGCTCATCACCAGCACCGTGGCCACGGCCGCGCCCACGGCCAGCAGCCCCATGCGGGCCCAGGGGCGGGAGAAGAAGGGGGTGGGTTGGTCGGTCATCGGAGGGATCCTCCCGCGTGGGTGGCACGCATCATCGGGTTGAAGGTCAGAAGTGAAGCGTCATTCGGGTGAAGGGGTTATCTCGTGGGCCCGTGGCCGACGCCCTGGTGGCAGCGGACGCAGCCGTAGAGGTCGGCTTTCTGGGTGGGATCCGTGGGCACGCCCAGGGTGCCGTGGGCAGTGATTTCGTCGGTCAGCTCACCATGGCAGCGCAGGCAGTTGGCCTCCAGCACCTTGGCGTTGCCGGGCTTGATGCGGATGGGTTCGGCGAAATCCTGAAGGGTGAAGGCCTTGGAGTGGTGGTAGCCATTGCTGGCCTTCACGAAGAACTTGCTCACCACGTTGTCGTGGGGCAGGTGACAGTCGTTGCAGGTGGCCACCGCGTGATGGGACCCATGCCGCCAGCCGTCGTAATCCTCGCGCATGATGTGGCAGTTCACGCACACAGCGGGATCGTTGGACAGGTACGAGGTGCCGTGGGCCGACACGAAGGTGTAGGCCCCAGATCCCAGGAACACGCCCAGGAACACACTGGCGGCCAGGCTGAAGAAGATCAATCGGCGCTTTCCGCTCACAGGGGCATCCATTCGGGGAGCCCAGCATCGACCGGGCACCTGGAAAGGGTAATTCGGAATTAGGACTCGTCAATCCTGAAATTACTTGACCCATCTGTGGGCAAAGCAAAGGGGGTCGGCTTTGCCGACCCCCTTTGAATCGATCCTAACGCCTCTCAATCCAGGGTGATGGCCCCATTCACCGTTTCAATCTCGATGCCCTGGTCGCTGCCAGGGAAGACGGCGGTCACGCGGTGTTTCTTCACTTCCACCTGTTCGGCCCCCTTGGCGTTGAAGGAGATGCCGCCGTTCACCGTGTTGGCTCGGAGGCGGCCCTTGATCCCCCCCAGCTGCAGATGAATGGAACCGTTCACGGTCTCGGCCTTGATGCCCTTGCCCTGCCCATCCAGGCCCCAGCCATGGATGGCCCCATTGACCGTCTGCAGAGAGAGGGCGCCCTTCACTTGCTCGATATTGATGCCCCCATTCACGGTCTCGGCCTTGAGGGAATCCACCAGGCCAGCGGCGCGGATGCCGCCGTTCACCGTGGTCACCTCCGCCTTGCCCTGGGTGCCGCTCACGGACACCTCGCCGTTCACCGTCTCCAGGTTGGAGGT
This sequence is a window from Geothrix sp. PMB-07. Protein-coding genes within it:
- the nrfH gene encoding cytochrome c nitrite reductase small subunit, with product MSGKRRLIFFSLAASVFLGVFLGSGAYTFVSAHGTSYLSNDPAVCVNCHIMREDYDGWRHGSHHAVATCNDCHLPHDNVVSKFFVKASNGYHHSKAFTLQDFAEPIRIKPGNAKVLEANCLRCHGELTDEITAHGTLGVPTDPTQKADLYGCVRCHQGVGHGPTR
- a CDS encoding DUF4097 family beta strand repeat-containing protein, which produces MSLAHPFSAAVAALLICGSLMAQSQVIQPAKAEKTTETRTLTLASGSNLKVKNVNGFIKVEAWDREEVQFTGEFKPSSEDEQVKVVVEASKGSLEIRGEYPKHTGWGRYSGPQCQMTLKVPRRVTSNLETVNGEVSVSGTQGKAEVTTVNGGIRAAGLVDSLKAETVNGGINIEQVKGALSLQTVNGAIHGWGLDGQGKGIKAETVNGSIHLQLGGIKGRLRANTVNGGISFNAKGAEQVEVKKHRVTAVFPGSDQGIEIETVNGAITLD